In Erigeron canadensis isolate Cc75 chromosome 6, C_canadensis_v1, whole genome shotgun sequence, the following are encoded in one genomic region:
- the LOC122602753 gene encoding protein LEAD-SENSITIVE 1-like yields the protein MEEMKQILSNKIDISQIKPGDHIYSWRTAWLYAHHGIYAGDDKVIHFTRGGGQEIGTGTVLDRIIFSTSPSNSGDPCLKCGDQSNSDGVIASCLNCFLSGGDLYLFKYSVSPAIFLAKARGGTCTLALSDPPEDVLHRAQFLLEKGFGVYNIFKNNCEDFAIYCKTGLLVFTTISVGRSGQAATFLAATSAIISSPLRFLTASVPGLAVVGCGIYCISRLVSDMGIRRDVIKISVERLVGSTTLSESQALEPEALIESAMEPEACVKKPEETQALIPKDTQVPVERLEESQALVEEPKADQALVATGKGE from the exons ATGGAAGAGATGAAACAAATATTATCAAACAAAATCGATATATCACAAATTAAACCTGGCGATCACATCTATTCTTGGCGTACCGCTTGGCTCTACGCCCATCACG GAATATATGCTGGCGATGATAAGGTGATCCATTTCACTCGGGGTGGGGGTCAAGAGATTGGTACAGGAACAGTGTTAGACCGTATTATTTTTAGCACATCGCCCTCTAATTCCGGAGATCCTTGCTTGAAATGCGGTGATCAGTCAAATTCTGATGGTGTCATTGCTTCATGTTTAAACTGTTTTCTGTCTGGCGGCGATCTTTATCTATTCAAATATTCAGTCTCTCCAGCCATCTTTCTTGCCAAAGCTCGAGGCGGAACATGCACTCTTGCTCTTTCTGACCCTCCTGAGGATGTTCTTCATCGTGCTCAATTTCTCCTTGAAAAAGGCTTTGGAGTATACAAtattttcaagaacaattgtGAGGATTTCGCAATCTACTGTAAGACAGGCTTGCTCGTGTTCACAACTATTAGTGTTGGTCGAAGTGGGCAGGCGGCAACCTTTTTAGCTGCTACTAGTGCTATTATTTCATCTCCACTTCGTTTTTTGACCGCTAGTGTTCCAGGCTTGGCAGTTGTGGGATGTGGTATATATTGTATAAGCAGGCTTGTTTCTGACATGGGAATTCGTCGTGATGTTATTAAAATCTCAGTTGAGAGACTTGTTGGTAGCACAACATTAAGTGAATCTCAAGCTCTGGAACCTGAAGCTTTGATTGAATCGGCCATGGAGCCTGAAGCTTGTGTCAAGAAACCTGAAGAAACTCAAGCTTTGATTCCCAAAGACACCCAAGTTCCAGTTGAGCGGCTGGAGGAGTCTCAAGCCTTGGTTGAGGAGCCCAAGGCGGATCAAGCTCTTGTTGCCACTGGTAAGGGAGAATGA
- the LOC122602751 gene encoding 2-methylpropanoate--CoA ligase CCL4-like: MDALRKPNAANSSPLTPLGFLERAAIIYDDSPSIVYNDLTYTWSDTYRRCLQLASSISRLAIGKGDVVSVLAPNIPATYELHFAATMTGAVFNTINTRLDARNVSTLLVHSESKLVFVDYQLIPLIQEAVSLLSDKCPCPLLVVITDDAAASFSTTMDYNFFISTYETMVEAGDPGFIWARPKSDWDPLTLTYTSGTTSAPKGVVHSHRGTFIGTMSSLLDWFVPKQPVFLWTLPMFHVSGWNYVWGMAAVGGTNVCLRKFDASVIYNSIYKFHVTHMCGAPIVLNMLTKVNPLCHKVHILTSGAPPPPAVLLKIESLGFEVTHFYGMTEAGGPATACTWKEKWNKFPASERAKLKARQGVRTVGMADVYVVDSESGLSVKRDGLTQGEIVIKGGCIMSGYLKDPEAAATCIKNGWFYTGDVGVMHPDGYLEIKDRSKDVIISGGENISSVEVESVLYSHPAVNEAAVVGRPDEYWGETPCAFVSLKDAEGKPRPTGEEIMKFCKGKLPGYMVPKSVVFKDELPKTSTGKIQKNVLREIARSMGFSGKSRI, encoded by the coding sequence ATGGATGCATTAAGGAAGCCTAATGCTGCAAATTCAAGCCCTCTAACACCTCTTGGTTTCCTAGAAAGAGCAGCCATCATATACGATGACTCTCCTTCAATCGTATACAACGATCTGACTTACACATGGTCAGATACGTATCGTCGTTGTCTACAATTAGCTTCATCCATCTCTCGTCTCGCTATAGGAAAAGGTGACGTTGTTTCAGTACTTGCACCAAACATCCCTGCCACTTATGAGCTTCATTTTGCAGCCACAATGACTGGGGCCGTGTTCAACACAATCAATACACGTTTAGATGCACGTAACGTGTCAACTCTTCTTGTTCATAGCGAATCCAAGCTAGTTTTCGTTGACTACCAGCTCATTCCTCTTATCCAAGAAGCGGTTTCTTTACTCTCGGATAAATGTCCTTGTCCACTACTCGTGGTTATAACAGATGATGCAGCTGCATCATTTAGTACTACTATGGATTATAATTTCTTCATTAGTACATATGAAACCATGGTGGAAGCCGGTGATCCTGGATTCATTTGGGCCCGGCCCAAAAGTGATTGGGATCCATTAACATTGACTTACACTTCTGGGACAACCTCGGCTCCAAAAGGCGTCGTCCATAGCCACCGTGGGACGTTTATTGGAACCATGAGTTCTCTTCTAGACTGGTTTGTACCTAAACAACCTGTCTTTTTATGGACACTGCCAATGTTTCATGTAAGCGGTTGGAACTATGTCTGGGGTATGGCTGCAGTTGGAGGCACAAATGTCTGTCTACGCAAATTCGATGCATCTGTTATTTACAATTCCATTTATAAATTTCATGTGACACACATGTGTGGCGCCCCAATTGTGCTTAATATGTTGACAAAAGTTAATCCTCTTTGTCACAAAGTTCATATTTTGACAAGTGGGGCGCCACCTCCACCTGCTGTTCTGTTAAAAATTGAGTCACTTGGATTTGAAGTGACTCATTTTTATGGAATGACTGAAGCAGGTGGACCGGCTACCGCTTGTACATGGAAGGAAAAATGGAATAAATTTCCAGCGTCCGAAAGAGCTAAACTTAAGGCAAGACAAGGAGTTCGAACAGTTGGGATGGCTGATGTGTATGTGGTAGATTCCGAGTCAGGGTTGAGTGTGAAACGGGACGGGTTGACTCAAGGAGAGATAGTGATTAAAGGCGGGTGTATAATGTCCGGTTACTTAAAAGATCCAGAAGCAGCCGCGACATGTATAAAAAACGGGTGGTTTTATACAGGGGATGTGGGCGTTATGCACCCGGATGGGTATTTGGAAATTAAGGACAGGTCAAAAGATGTGATTATAAGTGGTGGAGAGAATATTAGTAGTGTGGAGGTCGAGTCAGTTTTGTACTCGCATCCGGCTGTGAATGAGGCTGCAGTCGTGGGACGACCTGATGAGTACTGGGGTGAAACGCCGTGTGCTTTTGTTAGTCTGAAAGATGCCGAAGGGAAGCCACGGCCCACGGGCGAGGAGATAATGAAGTTTTGTAAAGGTAAGCTGCCCGGATACATGGTGCCAAAATCAGTTGTTTTTAAGGATGAGCTTCCAAAAACATCCACAGGCAAGATTCAGAAAAATGTCCTAAGGGAAATTGCCAGAAGTATGGGATTTTCGGGAAAAAGTCGAatctaa